One Peptostreptococcus equinus genomic window carries:
- a CDS encoding AtpZ/AtpI family protein encodes MSDKKGWVKISKSFSLLTQLSVMMLVCILGCAFIGITIDKKFGTSPIFSIIFIIIGVASAFLSLYKTLKTYYDKGE; translated from the coding sequence ATGTCAGATAAAAAAGGTTGGGTAAAAATATCTAAATCGTTTTCGCTTTTAACACAATTAAGCGTTATGATGCTAGTTTGTATATTAGGATGTGCTTTTATTGGAATAACAATAGACAAGAAATTTGGAACCAGCCCCATATTCTCTATAATTTTTATTATTATTGGAGTGGCTAGTGCATTTTTAAGTCTCTATAAAACTCTGAAAACTTACTATGACAAAGGGGAGTGA
- a CDS encoding ATP synthase subunit I, whose product MDKQILDSIKKVTTGVLIYTLVGLIVLLLIQKLTLSTVLGLIVGCAISIFSLLTIARGMVGFVEKDTGKATFSAVFGYFFRFCLYAVVLIFAAKTNYINVYTVAVGLLSVSLVIKAQEIFSKTKKK is encoded by the coding sequence TTGGACAAACAGATTTTAGATAGCATAAAGAAAGTTACTACAGGGGTACTCATTTATACTTTAGTTGGTTTAATTGTATTATTGTTAATACAAAAATTAACACTTTCTACAGTTTTAGGTCTAATAGTCGGTTGTGCAATATCGATCTTTTCGTTGTTGACTATTGCTAGAGGCATGGTAGGGTTTGTAGAAAAAGATACTGGAAAAGCAACTTTTTCGGCTGTTTTTGGATATTTTTTTAGATTTTGTCTGTATGCCGTAGTTTTAATATTTGCAGCTAAGACTAATTATATCAATGTATATACTGTAGCAGTTGGTTTACTTAGTGTTAGCCTTGTAATAAAAGCTCAGGAAATATTTTCTAAAACTAAAAAAAAGTAA
- a CDS encoding F0F1 ATP synthase subunit A: MYQARYLLYIGNFKISETIIVQWIIMLALIAVALFMTRGLKKNPDTKRQLLLEWFVGGIKGYTTEMMGTKFVSRVPSIVPYVGTIFLFFILSNLAGLFGFKSPTTDLDTTVAWASITIATMYVMGVKFKGPSYFKEFIEPTPVMLPLNIVGEIARPISLSFRPFGNILGGTIIMGLVYQLNAFLSSLIPNLKIPIGQIAFPVPLHLYFDIFAGSLQAFIFMTLTLVFIGNAAETE; this comes from the coding sequence ATGTATCAAGCAAGGTATTTGCTGTATATTGGTAACTTCAAGATAAGTGAAACCATTATAGTCCAATGGATAATAATGCTTGCTTTAATAGCAGTAGCTTTATTTATGACTAGAGGCTTGAAGAAGAATCCGGATACTAAGAGGCAGCTACTATTAGAGTGGTTCGTTGGTGGTATTAAAGGATATACAACTGAAATGATGGGCACAAAATTTGTTTCTAGAGTACCGAGTATTGTCCCTTATGTAGGTACAATATTTTTATTCTTTATACTTTCAAATTTGGCTGGCTTATTTGGATTTAAATCACCAACAACTGATTTGGATACTACAGTAGCTTGGGCATCTATTACAATCGCAACTATGTATGTAATGGGTGTTAAATTTAAGGGACCATCATATTTTAAGGAATTTATTGAGCCTACACCAGTAATGTTACCACTTAACATAGTAGGAGAAATAGCAAGACCTATCTCGCTAAGTTTCCGTCCCTTCGGTAATATACTCGGAGGAACAATAATAATGGGATTGGTTTATCAGTTAAATGCTTTTCTTTCAAGTTTGATTCCAAACTTGAAAATACCAATAGGTCAAATAGCATTTCCGGTTCCGCTACATTTATATTTCGATATATTTGCAGGAAGTTTGCAGGCATTCATATTTATGACATTAACATTAGTATTCATTGGTAATGCTGCAGAAACAGAGTAA
- the atpE gene encoding ATP synthase F0 subunit C has translation MELSTAIAVAGTAIGSGLAVMTGIGAGIGQGYAAGRAAEAVANQPEAKSDIISTMILGQAVAESSAIYGLVIAIILIFVNPWIKM, from the coding sequence ATGGAATTATCAACAGCAATAGCAGTAGCAGGTACAGCAATAGGTTCAGGACTGGCAGTTATGACAGGTATAGGTGCAGGTATAGGACAGGGTTATGCAGCAGGTAGAGCAGCAGAAGCAGTTGCTAATCAACCAGAAGCTAAGAGTGATATCATATCAACAATGATTCTTGGTCAGGCCGTTGCAGAGTCTTCAGCTATTTACGGATTGGTTATAGCGATTATACTAATATTCGTTAATCCATGGATAAAGATGTAA
- a CDS encoding F0F1 ATP synthase subunit B: MEFKPLVGLSYEYFFTLANTLIIFLILKKILFKPVLKILDEREQSIKNSIEVGEKAKEEGLKFKEEYETKLNTATNEGHQIVENAKQRAEKKYESIVDEARVEAENIKTKAYDNIEKDKQKAFNDIKNEISEMAVMAASKIIEKDLDENKHKDLIDDFIKEVGDVK, encoded by the coding sequence ATGGAATTTAAGCCATTAGTTGGTTTAAGCTACGAATACTTCTTTACTCTTGCAAATACTTTAATAATATTTTTGATACTAAAGAAAATTCTTTTTAAGCCAGTTTTAAAAATATTAGATGAGAGAGAACAATCAATCAAAAATAGTATTGAAGTGGGAGAAAAGGCAAAAGAAGAAGGTTTAAAGTTTAAGGAAGAGTATGAGACAAAACTAAATACGGCCACAAATGAAGGTCATCAGATAGTTGAAAATGCTAAACAAAGAGCAGAAAAAAAATATGAATCTATAGTAGATGAAGCTAGAGTAGAAGCAGAAAATATCAAGACAAAAGCTTATGATAATATAGAAAAAGACAAACAAAAAGCTTTTAATGATATTAAAAATGAAATATCTGAAATGGCTGTTATGGCTGCAAGTAAAATAATAGAAAAAGATTTAGATGAAAATAAGCATAAAGATTTAATAGATGATTTTATTAAGGAAGTAGGCGATGTTAAGTAA
- a CDS encoding F0F1 ATP synthase subunit delta yields MKNQVATRYAQALFDLADEEKKISEIYQELTEILSLINSNSELKDVLKSPFVTKEEKRNIADQIFEGSLSKTTRNFMMVLIDNNRTIDLSSITVAYKELLNNKHNIEEGVVITAIPLSEDKISELEHKLSAKYNKNIKLTNKIDESIIGGALVKIGNEEIDGTVKSRLDDLKSDLSRVIS; encoded by the coding sequence ATGAAAAACCAAGTTGCTACTAGATATGCTCAAGCGTTGTTCGACTTAGCAGATGAAGAAAAAAAAATATCTGAAATTTACCAGGAGTTGACAGAGATACTTAGCCTTATTAATTCAAACTCTGAATTAAAGGATGTATTGAAGTCTCCTTTTGTGACAAAAGAGGAAAAGAGAAATATAGCTGATCAGATATTTGAGGGAAGCTTATCAAAGACTACAAGAAACTTCATGATGGTATTGATCGATAATAATAGAACTATCGATTTATCTTCAATTACAGTGGCATATAAAGAATTACTTAACAACAAGCACAATATTGAAGAAGGAGTAGTAATAACAGCTATTCCACTATCAGAGGATAAAATTTCAGAATTAGAACACAAGCTATCAGCTAAATATAATAAGAATATTAAGCTAACAAATAAAATAGATGAGAGCATTATTGGTGGTGCTCTAGTAAAAATAGGTAACGAAGAAATAGATGGTACAGTAAAGTCTCGACTTGACGATTTAAAGAGCGATCTATCTCGCGTAATATCATAG
- the atpA gene encoding F0F1 ATP synthase subunit alpha codes for MNLRPEEISSIIKNQIKNYENKIKLTDTGSVLNVGDGIASVYGLENAMSGELLEFPGQIYGMALNLEESVVGAVILGDDTNIKEGDVVKRTGKVVEVPVGEAMIGRVVNALGQAIDGKGEIVTEKTRPVEAKAPGIMDRKSVFEPLQTGIKSIDSMIPIGRGQRELVIGDRQTGKTSILTDTIINQKGKDVICIYVAIGQKRSTVAQLVSTFEQYGAMDYTIVVSASASESAPLQYLAPYAGAAIGEEFMYNGKHVLIVYDDLSKQAVAYREMSLLLRRPPGREAYPGDVFYLHSRLLERAAKLSDKLGGGSMTALPVIETQAGDVSAYIPTNVISITDGQIYLQPELFYAGIRPAVDPGISVSRVGGSAQIKSMKKIAGTLKLAYSQYRELAAFAQFGSDLDEDTKRRLDQGQRIVEVLKQEEHKPITVENQVVIIFAVINNLLADIEIEKISEFEDGLYEFMDNIHPEILEKILKAEDFKDDLTKAIEEYKVKFKAEA; via the coding sequence ATGAATTTAAGACCAGAAGAGATTAGTTCCATAATTAAGAACCAAATCAAAAATTATGAGAACAAAATCAAATTAACAGATACTGGTAGTGTGTTAAATGTTGGTGATGGTATAGCCAGTGTTTACGGACTTGAAAATGCAATGTCAGGAGAATTACTTGAATTCCCCGGACAAATATATGGAATGGCCCTAAACTTGGAAGAAAGTGTAGTAGGTGCCGTTATACTTGGTGATGACACTAATATCAAAGAAGGTGACGTTGTAAAGAGAACTGGTAAGGTAGTTGAAGTACCAGTTGGAGAAGCAATGATAGGTAGAGTTGTAAATGCTCTAGGACAAGCTATTGATGGTAAAGGTGAAATCGTAACTGAAAAGACAAGACCTGTTGAAGCTAAGGCTCCAGGAATAATGGATAGAAAATCAGTATTTGAACCATTACAAACTGGTATCAAATCAATTGACTCAATGATTCCAATAGGTAGAGGGCAGAGAGAACTTGTAATAGGTGATAGACAGACAGGTAAGACTTCAATCCTAACTGATACAATAATAAATCAGAAGGGTAAAGATGTTATCTGTATATATGTAGCTATTGGTCAAAAAAGATCAACTGTTGCTCAGTTAGTTTCTACTTTTGAACAATATGGTGCAATGGACTATACTATAGTTGTATCAGCATCCGCATCAGAATCTGCTCCGCTTCAGTACCTAGCTCCATATGCTGGTGCTGCAATAGGTGAAGAATTTATGTATAATGGAAAGCATGTATTAATAGTATATGATGATTTAAGTAAGCAGGCAGTTGCATACAGAGAGATGTCATTATTACTTAGAAGACCACCAGGTCGTGAGGCTTATCCAGGGGATGTATTCTACTTACATTCAAGATTACTTGAAAGAGCAGCTAAACTTTCAGATAAGTTAGGTGGAGGATCAATGACAGCACTTCCTGTTATAGAAACTCAGGCAGGAGACGTTTCTGCTTATATACCAACAAATGTTATATCAATTACTGATGGACAGATATATCTACAGCCAGAATTATTCTATGCAGGTATTAGACCAGCCGTTGACCCGGGTATATCAGTATCAAGAGTTGGTGGATCTGCTCAGATTAAATCAATGAAGAAAATAGCTGGTACACTAAAACTTGCTTACTCACAGTATAGAGAACTTGCAGCCTTTGCTCAGTTTGGTTCAGATCTTGATGAAGATACAAAGAGAAGACTTGATCAGGGGCAAAGAATAGTGGAAGTTCTTAAACAGGAAGAGCATAAGCCAATCACAGTTGAAAATCAGGTTGTGATAATATTTGCTGTAATAAATAATTTATTAGCAGATATAGAAATAGAAAAGATTTCTGAATTTGAAGATGGTTTATATGAATTTATGGATAATATTCATCCAGAAATATTAGAAAAAATATTAAAAGCGGAAGATTTTAAAGACGATTTAACTAAGGCAATAGAAGAATACAAAGTTAAGTTTAAAGCTGAAGCATAA
- the atpG gene encoding ATP synthase F1 subunit gamma encodes MAGAGMKTLKTRIASINNTKQITNAMHLVASSKLRKAKQAAEDSSEYFDTLYKTIVEIAMNTKGVNSEFLKEKELKKRCHIVVAGDRGLAGGYNSNVLKEAAKYIGASQDCAMPIGKKAYDYFAKKGIEIIDRIEDVEKYEYEDVKRISKKVMDLFLKGEISEVLFTYTKFESALSQEPRTIKLLPLVFDKPIEHGSGRKSQLEEENNPDVWLSDDVLKEREQQRKVEDEKSQEVVNSVKEKNTKTRMKYLPDAMSVLEFLIPTYVAGIINGGIVESYASEQGARRTAMESATDNANEMIHNLELSYNRVRQGAITQEITEISAGVEALK; translated from the coding sequence ATGGCAGGAGCTGGTATGAAAACTTTGAAAACTCGTATCGCAAGTATAAACAATACAAAGCAGATTACAAATGCGATGCACCTTGTAGCCTCTTCTAAGCTTAGGAAAGCTAAGCAAGCAGCTGAAGATTCAAGTGAATATTTTGATACATTGTACAAGACAATAGTTGAAATTGCAATGAATACAAAGGGTGTAAATAGCGAGTTTTTAAAAGAAAAAGAATTAAAGAAAAGATGTCATATCGTAGTTGCTGGTGACCGTGGATTGGCTGGTGGTTATAACTCAAACGTCTTAAAAGAAGCTGCTAAATATATTGGTGCTTCACAAGATTGTGCCATGCCAATTGGTAAAAAAGCTTACGATTACTTTGCAAAAAAAGGCATCGAAATAATAGATAGAATAGAAGATGTAGAAAAATACGAATATGAAGATGTAAAGAGAATTTCAAAGAAAGTCATGGATTTATTCTTAAAAGGGGAAATAAGCGAAGTATTATTTACCTATACAAAATTTGAATCAGCTTTATCACAAGAACCAAGAACAATAAAGTTATTGCCACTTGTATTTGATAAGCCAATCGAACATGGTTCAGGTAGAAAGAGCCAATTAGAAGAAGAAAATAATCCGGATGTATGGCTTAGCGATGATGTTCTAAAAGAACGTGAACAACAGCGTAAGGTTGAAGATGAAAAATCTCAAGAAGTCGTAAATTCAGTAAAAGAAAAAAATACTAAAACTAGAATGAAGTATCTTCCAGACGCGATGTCTGTGCTAGAGTTTTTAATACCAACATATGTTGCTGGGATAATAAACGGAGGGATAGTTGAATCATATGCATCAGAACAAGGTGCTAGAAGAACAGCTATGGAATCAGCTACAGATAATGCCAACGAAATGATACATAACTTAGAACTTAGCTACAATAGAGTTAGACAGGGTGCAATTACTCAGGAAATTACTGAAATTAGTGCCGGTGTTGAAGCTCTAAAGTAA
- the atpD gene encoding F0F1 ATP synthase subunit beta — MANAGKIVQIMGAVLDVRFENAEQLPNLYNALEIELKGSKIVAEVSQHVGNDTVRCIAMSATDGLVRGMDAVDTGAPISVPVGEQTLGRVFNVLGEAIDEKPQPEGVELSPIHREAPKYDELETKAEILETGIKVVDLLAPYLKGGKIGLFGGAGVGKTVLIQELINNIAKQHGGISVFSGVGERTREGNDLYEEMTESGVIKKTAMVFGQMNEPPGARMRVALTGLTMAEYFRDQAGQDVLLFIDNIFRFTQAGSEVSALLGRMPSAVGYQPTLATEMGTLQERITSTNKGSITSVQAVYVPADDLTDPAPATTFSHLDAKTVLSRQISSLGIYPAVDPLESTSRVLDPNIVGKEHYEVARGVQSILQRYKELQDIIAILGMDELSDEDKVIVARARKIQRFLSQPFTVGEQFTGIKGVYVPVKESIRGFREILEGKHDDLPESAFLFVGTIEDAVRKGKGSAN; from the coding sequence ATGGCAAATGCAGGAAAAATTGTACAGATAATGGGTGCTGTACTTGATGTTAGATTTGAAAATGCTGAACAATTACCAAATCTATATAACGCATTGGAAATAGAATTAAAGGGAAGTAAAATAGTTGCCGAAGTATCTCAACATGTTGGTAATGATACTGTTAGATGTATCGCCATGAGTGCTACAGATGGATTGGTAAGAGGTATGGATGCAGTTGATACAGGTGCTCCAATATCTGTACCAGTTGGTGAACAAACTTTAGGAAGAGTTTTCAATGTATTAGGTGAAGCTATAGATGAGAAACCACAACCTGAAGGAGTAGAACTTTCTCCAATACATAGAGAAGCTCCAAAGTATGATGAACTTGAAACAAAGGCAGAAATACTTGAAACAGGTATCAAGGTAGTTGACTTACTAGCACCTTATTTAAAGGGTGGTAAGATTGGTCTATTCGGTGGTGCCGGAGTTGGTAAAACAGTTTTAATACAGGAATTAATAAATAATATAGCAAAACAACATGGTGGTATATCAGTATTCTCGGGTGTTGGAGAAAGAACAAGAGAAGGTAATGACCTTTACGAAGAAATGACAGAGTCTGGAGTTATCAAGAAAACTGCCATGGTATTCGGACAGATGAACGAACCGCCTGGAGCAAGAATGAGAGTTGCACTTACTGGTCTTACAATGGCTGAATACTTTAGAGATCAAGCTGGACAGGACGTGTTATTATTCATAGATAATATATTTAGATTTACACAGGCAGGATCAGAAGTTTCAGCCTTACTAGGACGTATGCCTTCAGCTGTTGGTTATCAGCCAACACTAGCTACTGAAATGGGTACTTTACAGGAAAGAATCACTTCAACCAATAAGGGTTCTATCACATCTGTACAGGCTGTATATGTACCAGCGGATGACTTAACTGACCCAGCCCCAGCAACTACATTCTCACATCTAGATGCTAAGACAGTACTTTCAAGACAGATATCTTCTCTAGGTATTTATCCAGCAGTTGATCCACTTGAATCAACTTCAAGGGTACTTGATCCAAACATAGTAGGTAAAGAACATTACGAAGTAGCAAGAGGAGTTCAGTCTATACTTCAGAGATATAAAGAACTTCAAGATATCATAGCCATACTTGGTATGGATGAATTATCTGATGAAGATAAGGTGATAGTTGCAAGAGCAAGAAAAATTCAGAGATTCTTATCTCAGCCTTTCACAGTAGGTGAGCAGTTTACTGGAATCAAGGGTGTGTATGTTCCTGTTAAGGAAAGTATCAGAGGTTTCAGAGAAATTCTAGAAGGTAAGCATGATGACCTTCCAGAATCAGCATTCTTGTTCGTAGGAACAATTGAAGACGCTGTAAGAAAGGGGAAAGGGAGTGCTAACTAA
- a CDS encoding FoF1 ATP synthase subunit delta/epsilon, with translation MFKLKVVTPNSTFFESDIEMVIVRTTVGDRAVLRGHIPFVAGVKKGQMKVKIDGNFRLASIGDGFITVDNETNTVLVTENASWE, from the coding sequence ATGTTTAAACTAAAGGTAGTAACGCCCAATAGTACTTTTTTTGAATCAGACATAGAAATGGTAATTGTAAGGACTACAGTTGGTGATAGAGCCGTGCTAAGAGGTCATATTCCATTCGTTGCAGGAGTAAAAAAAGGACAAATGAAGGTCAAAATTGACGGAAACTTTAGACTAGCTTCGATAGGAGACGGTTTTATAACTGTAGATAATGAGACAAATACAGTATTGGTTACTGAAAACGCTAGTTGGGAATAA
- a CDS encoding DeoR/GlpR family DNA-binding transcription regulator, with protein MSKKNNRLKKIISIVKDNNGASVKDLSSTLDVSEMTIRRDIKLLEDKNIVESYYGSVVYNHNLDNPIIGPNSDNKNTIEYNLNLNSLLMDDEKSAIGKKAAELIKEDDVVIIDVGTTTEKLSQYINELTSFTALIFSCNNLLHLMNKPKVNLIMAGGNFHKDTGMFESKEALSIIDTVRARKVFLSAAGVHDKLGVTCANPYEIETKKHIMKNSLEIILLIDSSKFGTVKSSHFCDLNQIDTIITDCKISDEWKNIIDSNNIKLIIADK; from the coding sequence ATGTCTAAGAAAAATAATCGTTTAAAGAAAATAATATCTATAGTAAAAGATAACAATGGAGCTTCAGTTAAAGATCTTTCAAGTACTCTTGATGTATCTGAAATGACTATCAGAAGAGATATAAAGCTATTAGAAGATAAAAATATAGTTGAATCATACTACGGCTCTGTTGTTTATAATCACAATCTAGACAATCCTATAATAGGACCTAATAGTGATAACAAAAATACAATTGAATATAATCTAAATCTGAATTCACTTTTGATGGATGATGAAAAAAGCGCAATTGGAAAAAAAGCTGCAGAGCTTATCAAAGAAGATGATGTAGTTATTATCGATGTAGGTACTACTACAGAAAAGTTATCTCAATATATTAATGAGCTAACTTCTTTTACTGCCTTGATTTTTTCATGCAATAACTTACTTCATTTAATGAATAAGCCAAAAGTAAATTTAATAATGGCTGGTGGTAATTTTCACAAAGATACTGGTATGTTTGAATCAAAGGAAGCCTTATCTATAATTGATACAGTTAGAGCTAGAAAAGTATTTTTATCTGCAGCCGGTGTTCATGACAAACTTGGCGTTACATGTGCAAACCCATATGAAATTGAAACAAAAAAACATATAATGAAAAATTCACTTGAAATAATACTCTTAATAGATTCTAGTAAATTTGGAACTGTTAAATCTTCACATTTTTGTGATTTAAATCAGATTGATACCATAATTACCGACTGTAAAATAAGTGATGAGTGGAAAAATATAATTGATTCCAATAATATCAAACTAATAATAGCTGATAAATAG
- the deoC gene encoding deoxyribose-phosphate aldolase: MEKEFILSHIDHTLLKAFAKWEDIVKLCDEAIEYKTASVCIPQTYIKRVNEKYGDDINICTVVGFPLGYNSTESKVLEIENALANGAKEIDMVVNISDVKNGDYKKVEEEIAILKKATGDNILKVIIETCYLNDKEKIEMCKAVTNAKADFIKTSTGFGTDGAKMEDILLFKKHIGPDVKIKAAGGVKSVEDIENFIEAGCQRIGTSSAVNMLK; this comes from the coding sequence ATGGAAAAAGAATTTATATTGAGTCACATTGATCATACCTTGTTAAAGGCATTTGCTAAATGGGAAGATATAGTTAAATTATGTGATGAAGCTATAGAATACAAAACGGCTTCTGTTTGTATACCACAGACATATATCAAAAGAGTGAATGAGAAATATGGTGATGATATAAATATTTGTACAGTTGTAGGGTTTCCTCTAGGATACAATTCTACAGAGTCAAAAGTATTAGAAATTGAAAATGCTTTAGCTAATGGGGCTAAGGAAATCGATATGGTAGTAAATATATCAGATGTCAAGAATGGTGATTATAAAAAAGTAGAAGAAGAAATAGCTATTCTTAAAAAGGCAACAGGAGACAATATATTAAAAGTTATCATAGAAACTTGTTATTTAAATGATAAAGAGAAAATAGAAATGTGTAAAGCTGTTACAAATGCTAAAGCTGATTTTATAAAAACTTCTACAGGTTTTGGTACTGATGGTGCTAAAATGGAGGATATTTTATTATTTAAAAAACATATAGGACCTGATGTAAAAATAAAGGCTGCTGGAGGGGTTAAATCTGTTGAAGATATAGAGAACTTTATAGAAGCTGGTTGTCAAAGAATTGGTACTAGCTCAGCTGTAAATATGTTGAAGTAA
- a CDS encoding phosphopentomutase, which produces MKNKDIKRVFLIVLDSYGVGEMPDADVYGDRGSNTLKAICKSEKYHTPHLESLGLFNIEGVDFRDSIENPIGSFARLKEASNGKDTTIGHWEIAGIISKDPLPVFPNGFPQNFLDEFSKRTGRACICNKPYSGTEVIKDYGKEHVKTGALIVYTSADSVFQIAAHEEVVGLDKLYEYCEIAREMLTEELGVGRVIARPFVGEYPNFTRTSNRHDYSLLPPKMTIIDALKDNGFKTIGVGKINDIFAGKSIVETYRTKNNIDGMNRTLELMDKDFEGLCFVNLVDFDMKYGHRNDIDGYANAASEFDVQLKELMDKMKEDDCLIITADHGCDPSTQSTDHSREYTPMLVYGKSIKEGVDLKTRDSFSDIAATMADMFYIKADISGKSFYEQIKK; this is translated from the coding sequence ATGAAAAATAAAGATATAAAAAGAGTATTTTTAATAGTCCTAGATAGTTATGGTGTTGGTGAAATGCCCGATGCCGATGTATATGGAGATAGAGGTAGCAATACTCTAAAAGCCATATGTAAATCAGAAAAATACCATACACCCCATTTAGAAAGCCTTGGACTATTTAATATAGAAGGTGTGGACTTCAGAGATTCGATAGAAAATCCTATAGGATCTTTTGCAAGACTTAAAGAAGCTTCAAATGGTAAGGATACAACAATAGGGCATTGGGAAATAGCAGGAATTATATCAAAAGACCCCTTACCAGTATTTCCAAACGGATTTCCTCAGAATTTCCTAGATGAATTCTCAAAAAGAACTGGTAGAGCATGTATATGCAATAAACCTTATTCTGGTACAGAAGTTATAAAAGATTATGGTAAAGAACATGTAAAAACAGGAGCCTTAATAGTATATACATCAGCTGATTCAGTATTTCAGATAGCAGCTCATGAGGAAGTAGTGGGATTAGATAAATTATATGAATACTGTGAAATAGCAAGAGAAATGCTAACTGAGGAATTAGGAGTTGGTAGGGTAATAGCTAGACCTTTTGTAGGCGAATACCCAAACTTCACTAGAACAAGCAATAGACACGACTATTCACTTCTACCACCTAAAATGACAATAATAGATGCATTAAAAGATAATGGCTTTAAAACTATAGGAGTAGGTAAAATCAATGATATATTTGCTGGCAAGTCAATAGTTGAAACTTATAGGACAAAGAATAATATAGATGGTATGAATAGGACACTTGAGCTAATGGATAAGGATTTTGAAGGCTTGTGTTTTGTAAATCTTGTTGATTTTGATATGAAATATGGTCATAGAAATGATATAGATGGCTATGCAAATGCAGCTAGCGAATTCGATGTGCAGTTAAAGGAATTAATGGACAAGATGAAAGAAGATGATTGTTTAATAATTACAGCAGATCATGGATGTGATCCTTCTACACAGAGTACAGATCATTCAAGAGAATATACTCCAATGCTAGTATATGGAAAATCAATAAAAGAGGGTGTAGATTTAAAGACTAGAGATAGTTTTTCTGACATAGCTGCTACAATGGCAGATATGTTTTATATAAAGGCAGATATTTCAGGAAAAAGTTTTTATGAACAAATAAAAAAATAA